TTCCATATCCATTAAAATAAGATCAAAGGAAGCTCCATTGATATGAAGATCAACGACTTCCTTTCCATTTCTGGCTTCTTGAACTTTTAGCCCAAGACTTGTCACGAGCATCTTATGGACCATTCGAACGACTGTATCATCATCGACAACAAGCACAGTGAAACTATTTTTGCCTTCATTATTATTCTCTTCTCCACCAGCCATTACTTTGTTCCTCATATTGAACTTTGCAAGCTACACATTCCTGTTTCAAAaaccattttcatgtttttctctttttatggacaaatgaaaaaattattgatgtatcagaaattcaaaatgaacaacaataagcaaaataaatatgaaagctGGCTAAAAGCAATACCTAGCAGTAAATAAATTTGACTAATCAACCTAGTGATTCCCTGATTCGTGACCTAGGCTAGACTGGATTTCATGTCGAACTAGATGGGAGTTAACTTTGTCAAATAAGGTGAACTTGCAACCTATATTGACTTTTATGATACTtttaaaacgacgtcgtttcaagatttttctaaattatatcattttgaattgattgagaTCAACTTGGGTTGAATCGCTAATTGACCTGCTAAACTCATGATCCGAGCAAGGTTTTATAACCATGCTTCAaatacaaaactataaaaaaagtgGTATCTTTGCTACAAATaagtaactcaattttttttccctgcaatctcaatttcataattGAAATATCCTATGTCTTCTATTATACCATTTCTATCTTAGACTCttcatttgttgaaaaaaataaaaatctacttATAATAGAGCTAttcttaaaaaatctaaaaaagaaaacaagaaaagtataagattatattttattccttttaaagCAAAACTATATAAATGCCATAATGAATAAAACATATAGTTTtctatgtattttaaaagtttatttataagGATTTTGGTCATAATATCTAAGTTTGTGACATAAGGAAAAAAGAttcatagaaaaattatttataagatttaatattctaaaacatataataatgatgaatttacaagttaattttaacctataaaatataattttctctataaattaaataaaaaaaattataatattcaatattttaataaagcCTAAGTTGGTCCttaaggaaaacaaatatattattcaCCATATgactaatatttaaaatgagatcATAAATCTAGAAAATAAAGCTCACACCTcatacattttcttttattttttgtatattatataaaaaaagaacaaaaaattcaacaacaataataaaagcattaacaaacaacaataataagatCCCTCAGatgaaatacacacacacacacacacacacacacacattaagaaCATTCAAGTCATCTACATAAAATCTATTCAACCTCCTGACTGATCTCACTCGCATCCACACCCGATCATAACTAATTACATATATaagtaaaagcacttttaaaacaaacaatattaaatataacaattataacaCATTTCACATGATTGATCACTAATAGCACAAATTATTGGTAAATATCTAGTATTtctaaaaggattaaaaaaaacaaaatcaaagaataaacATTTGGTAATACACAGGTAACAAAATTACCTTAGAAAAAAAGAGTCCAAGGAGGCTCAATTTCTTCTATTGCACTTCTTGCTTTCATAACTGGAATTATATAGGCTTAAAAAGATGAAAGCCCCTTCATTTTGAAATTCAACAATGAGTTTCTGTGATTGAATGAGGACTAACTAGTAGTTAGATTTGTAGTTTGTCATTTAGTTACCAACTGTCAATATAAGGTAAAAACATATGAAAAGGTTACTATAACGTGTAAAGTGGAATTCATtaacttcaatcttttttttttgttataaatattttgagattcagaaatctaaaaaaatttagctttttcGACAACTACAAAAAGTGTTATTAATGTCATTATCTCAAAAAATGCATAACAATAAAGTATTCTAGATATTCATGCATATGTATAATTTAGTTTGTGGATTCTAACATACTTTTGCACTTGTATTAGATACGATCGGATACATAATACTAAAGTTGTCTTTGTTCTTAACCAAATTGGCTCTTAGATAGAAAACTAGGTTTTGGAGTTGAGATGCTCACATGTTGATGAAAATGTTTAACTGCCTTGATACCAAAaagagaattattttattttaggtatTGAGCATTTATTGTTTTAGATATTATCGGGTAATTGAAGAACAAAATTTATATTCCAATTGATTagagtatttttcttttcttttcttttcttttaggtaCAAAATTATAGTTtctcaccatttttttttggtttacatTAATGTGCTTTTTAAAAGCTTGTTTATCTATTTAGATTTGTGCTATGATCATAGGACTCATCAAAAGAGACGGTGTTTTTGTCATGATTTTGGTTCGATTTTTCTTCGATTGTGTTTgagttgaaaatcttttttacttgaaaaatattgtagaaaagataaattaataaaatcacgCTTTTACTctgatttcaatatttttctcaaattttaattatttttcatagctttttaaatattgtttttgaacaAGTAGGCCAATttaagttaacttgtcaaacctacAACCTGAATCATTGACTCAACTAACTTTAATaacctttttctttaaatttattttttattttgatagaaaaattttatgtttacaataaaaaactgaataaaataaaaataataataatgatgagctgcacaaaaaaatgctttataatctaaaaaaatatttttatgatctcATTCCGaacaaaaatacaaattgaatagtattaaatgaaataatatctatatatataattaattagtttagaaatataataaaataatatatcaaatatattttcaattaataattttctaaacaataacatatgaatttttagaaaaagagaaaatccaGGCTAGGCGCACTGACTTGGGTGTCCTAACACTTGGACCTTTAAAAATAAGCCAAAGCGTATGAGTATAATAGCTCAGGCCAACGAGTTTGggttttcccttttcttttccatattAGACGAATGACACATCATccacctaatttttttaaaagaataagatgATGCATGATCTATTGCGATAGACGATACATTGTCCCTGGTTCATTTCTGGCTACCTCAGCTGGCCAGAAAGTCAAGCTATCAACTtcttggataaaaaaacttattttccaacaattttttcacttgaaaatacttAATAAATACTCAAGAGGCCTTTTAAAAACCCATTCGTGGtcttaaatttgaaaaatattgatccCATAATgcaaaatcaatctaaattcaaaaatttattgagctccaatctatttttttaagcaagatagaggtaaaaaaacatctaaatgtAACTTCTCTTCTTGAAAGGAACTCGTTGATACTACAAACGCTTTTTTTTATGGCTAGAAAGGGCTAACTaacaactttctctcttcttcattattttctggtgactctctcttttctctctcaaactAGGGCAAAGATGTGAACATAATAAAGTCTTAGCTATAACATTTGATATCTAAACTAAAAGGACTAAAAAGGAACTTTAAAAATTTCCAaggctaaatttaacaaaatagtggaccgatttttatttttatttttatttttataataggctgccatttttcttcttcttgaattTTGGTCCCCTACATGTTAATCTCgtgtaaacaataaaattaaatagattttcacaaaattaagaaaaaa
This genomic interval from Populus nigra chromosome 11, ddPopNigr1.1, whole genome shotgun sequence contains the following:
- the LOC133668111 gene encoding two-component response regulator 24-like; amino-acid sequence: MAGGEENNNEGKNSFTVLVVDDDTVVRMVHKMLVTSLGLKVQEARNGKEVVDLHINGASFDLILMDMEMPIMNGPAATRELRAMGVKSTIIGVTSCTFEFVHKDFIEAGLDHCVAKPLTIAQIVSFLPKSNNN